Proteins from a genomic interval of Malassezia vespertilionis chromosome 9, complete sequence:
- a CDS encoding uncharacterized protein (EggNog:ENOG503PM2Q): MIRRSRSRTRTKRVSPIVDWHETDSEEDQSTWIADDICTHCGGLAPHRKLYCSRRCRDADAAANDLKAVYVDHEQQASEAAALSESLKKLRYPMNLSPTTQYIKIAQQPGLATPTSRPTLASYRQGSNLSSEEGSELGHELAHLRNGSRSSISTTSDVADTDFTTPSPWHSAIDTENDDDINGLDDAGLSLPPPLCAANHVLLRKGGSNTVDVGVVPRPNNRQPPSPLLYPHSYTAGRPLGSNIQFNRMPGTTNLPTPVLFNSGHSQPQSKGSFAMLHKALEPVMDENREPEEYKSTVSIHALRRSLKMMQDNDANEVPHHRRLSSLQYPEMDAPNGSWKQTMCKANTETSYTNAKRALSQGFNLCDCRKGVSACSSYSKASAETLSNSRTVNGTPETTDTPVRGRALRRGSCDHHRGRPTGSSGGVCSLACINAYESHPCQQKSRGSPGDVRENRYNAINVAMLDF; this comes from the exons ATGA TAcggcgcagccgcagccgcacgcGTACGAAGCGTGTCTCGCCGATTGTAGACTGGCACGAAACCGACTCGGAAGAAGATCAATCTACGTGGATCGCGGACGATATCTGCACCCATTGCGGCGGTCTTGCACCGCACCGCAAACTATATTGCTCGCGGCGTTGTCGCGATGCTGATGCCGCTGCAAATGATTTGAAAGCTGTTTATGTTGATCATGAGCAGCAGGCTTCCGAGGCTGCTGCCCTCTCTGAGTCCTTGAAAAAGCTCCGGTACCCGATGAATCTCTCGCCTACCACGCAGTATATCAAGATAGCCCAACAGCCTGGTCTGGCGACGCCTACTTCCCGCCCAACTCTCGCATCCTATCGGCAGGGCTCGAACTTGTCCAGCGAGGAAGGATCGGAGCTGGGGCATGAGCTTGCCCATTTGCGGAATGGATCGCGTTCGAGCATTTCGACGACCTCTGATGTTGCTGATACGGACTTTACGACGCCCTCCCCTTGGCATTCGGCTATTGATACTGAAAATGACGACGACATCAATGGCCTTGATGATGCCGGGTTGTCGCTCCCGCCGCCGCTCTGCGCTGCGAACCATGTGCTCCTTCGCAAAGGCGGCTCTAACACGGTTGATGTGGGTGTCGTTCCACGCCCAAACAACCGCCAACCGCCCTCTCCATTGCTTTACCCCCATTCGTACACGGCTGGGCGGCCGCTTGGCAGCAATATCCAATTCAACCGCATGCCAGGCACAACCAACCTTCCCACACCTGTCCTGTTTAACTCTGGACATTCTCAGCCTCAAAGCAAAGGCTCGTttgcgatgctgcacaaggCATTAGAACCAGTAATGGACGAAAATCGCGAGCCGGAAGAATACAAGTCTACCGTCTCAATACACGCTCTGCGGCGTAGCCTAAAGATGATGCAGGACAACGATGCTAACGAAGTCCCGCACCATCGGCGTCTTTCCTCACTGCAATATCCAGAGATGGATGCGCCTAACGGATCATGGAAGCAAACTATGTGCAAGGCGAATACCGAGACAAGCTATACaaatgcaaagcgcgcttTGAGCCAAGGATTCAACTTGTGTGACTGCCGTAAAGGCGTGTCCGCATGTTCCTCTTATAGCAAGGCTTCTGCGGAGACACTCTCCAATAGCCGCACTGTCAACGGCACGCCAGAGACTACGGATACGCCCGTACGTGGacgtgcactgcgccgtggAAGTTGCGATCACCACCGTGGACGCCCTACTGGCAGCTCTGGAGGAGTTTGCAGTCTCGCCTGCATCAATGCCTACGAATCGCATCCATGCCAACAGAAAAGTCGTGGATCGCCTGGAGATGTGAGAGAGAATCGTTACAACGCGATCAATGTTGCTATGTTGGATTTTTGA
- the COQ2 gene encoding 4-hydroxybenzoate polyprenyltransferase (EggNog:ENOG503NXJY; TransMembrane:3 (n2-10c22/23o240-257i285-305o325-342i); COG:H): protein MLLGFAGAATMRRLGMASRICSAPTCPNTAHRTFTRVRLASWVHTTPSCWSEAKNAESGAANIVHSAPPQRPKFSLKPYMELARLDRPIGTWLLYLPCSWSITMASHYVDAPISVWLTNLALFGVGAVVMRGAGCTINDMWDVEYDKKVERTKDRPLASGAVSYKQAGAFLALQLTAGLGVLVNLNTNSCYWPVVLPLYASTTVWGVVYDTIYAHQDKVDDRKSGVKSTAILFGDRKTKPIIAAFTLVWLALLAYSVNTESPIFASSTASDGQPRSLREWMTNTLYYGHPFFALSWLGAAGHMAWQIKTVDLNNRADCWAKFSSNRVLGLIVFSGLAADYLYQKKYAPKKASREAQIIMQS, encoded by the exons ATGTTGCTGGGCTTTGCCGGTGCTGCAACTATGCGGCGACTTGGGATGGCATCGCGCATTTGCAGTGCACCTACGTGTCCCAATACTGCACACCGTACATTTACACGCGTGCGCCTTGCATCGTGGGTCCATACGACACCATCGTGCTGGAGCGAGGCAAAGAATGCAGAGAGCGGTGCTGCGAATATCGTGCATAGTGCTCCGCCCCAGCGGCCCAAGTTCTCGCTGAAGCCATATAtggagcttgcgcggcttgaCCGGCCCATAGGAACGTGGCTCCTTTATCTTCCATGCTCGTGGTCCATCACGATGGCGTCTCACTACGTCGACGCGCCGATCTCTGTATGGCTCACTAACCTCGCACTTTTTGGCGTGGGGGCTGTTGTGATGCGAGGTGCAGGCTGCACTATTAATGATATGTGGGATGTTGAGTACGACAAAAAGGTTGAGCGCACCAAGGACCGTCCCCTCGCATCCGGTGCTGTATCCTACAAACAGGCCGGCGCATTCCTAGCGTTGCAGCTCACAGCTGGCCTCGGCGTGCTAGTAAATCTGAACACGAACAG CTGCTACTGGCCTGTTGTGCTGCCACTGTACGCGAGCACAACCGTCTGGGGTGTGGTGTATGATACGATATATGCGCATCAAGACAAGGTTGACGACCGCAAGTCCGGCGTAAAGAGCACTGCAATCTTGTTTGGCGACCGGAAAACGAAACCAATCATTGCCGCATTCACCCTCGTATggctggcgctgctcgcaTACTCAGTCAACACGGAGAGCCCCATTTTCGCGTCGTCCACTGCATCGGACGGACAGCCGCGGAGCCTGCGCGAATGGATGACAAACACGCTCTATTACGGCCATCCATTCTTTGCCCTATCGTGGCTTGGTGCTGCTGGGCATATGGCGTGGCAGATCAAAACGGTGGACCTGAACAACCGTGCGGACTGTTGGGCCAAATTCAGCAGTAACCGCGTGCTTGGACTGATTGTATTTTCCGGCCTTGCTGCGGATTACCTCTACCAAAAAAAGTACGCGCCAAAGAAAGCAAGCCGTGAAGCACAGATAATAATGCAATCTTAA
- a CDS encoding uncharacterized protein (EggNog:ENOG503P8XA; COG:J) — translation MNRTLFPTVPMLSRAAQTQPASLYQAGTPRLSSTNAEPTTHFRVTLRRSAIGLPKRSAQILEALGLHRRLQSVYHAQTPSIAGAILGVKELIHVENVRPVVPSVDATTSLNTVWVNAQGEVVDAGRQARKAPKGFRIIGNLVKEERDAALKARNAHSS, via the coding sequence ATGAACCGCACGCTTTTTCCAACAGTTCCAATGCTCAGCCGTGCTGCCCAGACGCAACCCGCGTCTCTATACCAAGCTGGCACGCCCCGGCTGTCCAGCACCAATGCAGAACCGACGACGCACTTTCGTGtcacgctgcggcgctccgcgATTGGGTTGCCGAAGCGGTCTGCACAGATcctcgaggcgcttggcctTCATAGGCGCTTGCAGAGCGTGTACCATGCACAGACGCCATCCATTGCCGGTGCAATTCTCGGCGTGAAGGAACTGATCCACGTGGAGAATGTGCGGCCAGTGGTACCCTCGGTCGACGCTACAACGTCGCTCAATACCGTGTGGGTCAATGCGCAAGGCGAGGTAGTCGATGCAGGCCGTCAAGCACGCAAGGCTCCCAAAGGATTCCGCATCATCGGTAATCTCGTcaaggaagagcgcgatgcagcacTTAAAGCACGCAATGCACACTCGTCTTAG
- the QRI7 gene encoding N(6)-L-threonylcarbamoyladenine synthase (COG:O; EggNog:ENOG503P0XE), which yields MLTESATPHFPFLTLLVSGGHTMLVLVQSLDKFQILADTLDDSVGFVATSTDRRNTFDKFARTLALGWQSAPGALVEQLAAQHTDGNAVTLPRILLGAPSFSYSGLKSAASRAVQRAGGPESMSTQDKAALAHAFQHAAFAQLEDKMVRALVCKKPPMRIPKGWHLHETSNIPPEAIQSVVCSGGVASNMELRRRCAPVFPSVRDPIC from the exons ATGTTAACGGAGTCTGCAACGCCGCACTTTCCGTTTCTAACTCTGCTTGTGTCTGGTGGTCACACTATGCTTGTGCTCGTGCAAAGTCTGGACAAGTTCCAGATCCTTGCAGATACGCTGGACGATTCTGTCGGGTTCGTTGCTACATCTACTGACCGCAGGAATACATTTGATAAATTTGCACGTACACTTGCGTTGGGCTGGCAAAGCGCTCcaggcgcgcttgtcgagcaaCTAGCCGCGCAGCATACCGACGGAAACGCAGTTACGCTGCCCCGTAtcctgctcggcgcgcctAGTTTCTCCTA CTCTGGTCTAAAGTCGGCGGCAagccgcgcagtgcagcgtgcgggTGGCCCAGAGTCCATGTCTACACAGGACAAggccgcgcttgcacacgcatTCCAGCACGCAGCATTTGCACAGCTTGAGGATAAAATGGTGCGAGCGCTTGTTTGTAAAAAGCCGCCCATGCGGATCCCGAAAGGCTGGCATTTACATGAAACATCAAATATACCCCCCGAGGCCATCCAGAGCGTCGTGTGCAGTGGCGGCGTTGCGTCGAACATGGAGCTGCGAAGGCG ATGTGCGCCTGTATTTCCCTCCGTGCGTGATCCTATATGCTAA